Proteins from a single region of Flaviflexus salsibiostraticola:
- the gatC gene encoding Asp-tRNA(Asn)/Glu-tRNA(Gln) amidotransferase subunit GatC — MSSISTDEVARVAALARIALTEEEIERFSHELAVVADAVAAVSEVATPDIPATSHPIPLTNVMREDEVVPCLDPAEFLAQAPASEDGKFLVPQILGEEA; from the coding sequence ATGTCGTCTATCTCTACCGACGAGGTCGCCCGCGTGGCGGCACTCGCGCGCATTGCCCTGACCGAGGAGGAGATCGAAAGATTCTCGCACGAGCTGGCCGTCGTGGCCGATGCCGTCGCCGCGGTCTCCGAGGTCGCCACCCCGGACATCCCCGCCACCTCCCATCCGATTCCGCTGACCAATGTCATGCGTGAGGATGAGGTCGTTCCCTGCCTCGACCCTGCGGAGTTCCTCGCCCAGGCGCCGGCCAGCGAGGACGGCAAGTTCCTCGTCCCGCAGATCCTGGGGGAGGAGGCATGA
- a CDS encoding phospholipase D-like domain-containing protein: protein MSRYRAPSMSRLWRGVKAGLAVTFALQATAVGIVTAIDERRKRREPATGEFPHFAPKHSHVANTQVTTYTFGHDLYEDMIEAIESAEHTVYLETYIWKADAIGQRFRDAIIGAAERGVSTYVIVDVFGNLNQDPRFRHFPDLENLHVRRFPFLHPGRIFGFIRHSGLDHRKLLIVDSTISFVGGYNIGQLYADHWRDTHIRLVGPQTWELENAFIDMWNAHRKRGAKRLTDRGTSEWDSRVRAVQNLPSRLSYPIRSIYLGALDRAASHAWITMGYFIPDRDLQEALIAAADRGVDVRVLIPEYSNHIVADWAGRPSYKALLDAGVRIFLYQGAMVHSKTMTVDGKWSTVGTANIDALSMRGNYEVNAEIYSESLAGNLETIFDLDLTNSRELTSEMWENRPLFARVLERILRPLGVIL from the coding sequence ATGAGCAGATACCGCGCCCCCTCGATGAGCCGTCTCTGGCGTGGTGTCAAGGCGGGGCTCGCCGTCACCTTCGCCCTGCAGGCGACCGCGGTCGGCATCGTCACGGCCATCGATGAGCGTCGGAAGCGGCGCGAGCCCGCCACAGGCGAGTTCCCGCATTTCGCGCCCAAGCACTCGCATGTCGCGAATACCCAGGTGACGACGTACACGTTCGGGCACGATCTCTACGAGGACATGATCGAGGCGATCGAGTCGGCCGAACACACCGTCTATCTCGAGACGTACATCTGGAAGGCCGATGCCATCGGCCAGCGCTTCCGGGACGCGATCATCGGCGCTGCGGAGCGCGGAGTCTCGACCTACGTCATTGTCGACGTGTTCGGCAATCTCAACCAGGATCCACGGTTCCGGCACTTTCCGGACCTGGAGAACCTGCACGTGCGCCGCTTCCCCTTCCTCCATCCCGGAAGGATCTTTGGCTTCATCCGGCATTCCGGTCTCGACCACCGCAAGCTTCTCATCGTCGACTCGACGATCTCGTTCGTCGGCGGGTATAACATCGGCCAGCTCTATGCCGATCATTGGCGCGACACCCACATCCGTCTCGTCGGGCCCCAGACCTGGGAGCTGGAGAACGCCTTCATCGATATGTGGAATGCGCATCGGAAGCGCGGCGCGAAGCGGCTGACGGATCGGGGGACGTCGGAATGGGATTCGCGGGTGCGTGCGGTTCAGAACCTCCCCTCGCGGCTCTCCTATCCAATCCGCTCCATCTACCTCGGCGCACTGGACCGAGCGGCGTCGCACGCGTGGATCACGATGGGCTACTTCATTCCTGATCGCGATCTCCAGGAGGCCCTCATCGCCGCCGCCGACCGCGGCGTCGACGTCCGCGTCCTCATCCCCGAATACTCGAACCACATCGTCGCCGACTGGGCGGGCCGCCCCTCCTATAAGGCTCTGCTCGATGCCGGGGTGAGGATCTTCCTCTATCAGGGAGCGATGGTCCACTCGAAGACGATGACGGTTGACGGCAAGTGGAGCACGGTCGGCACCGCCAACATCGATGCCCTCTCCATGCGCGGCAACTACGAGGTCAACGCCGAGATCTACTCCGAGTCGCTTGCCGGCAACCTCGAGACCATCTTCGACCTGGACCTGACGAACTCACGCGAGCTGACGTCCGAGATGTGGGAGAACCGCCCGCTCTTCGCCCGCGTGCTCGAGCGGATCCTGCGGCCTCTCGGCGTCATTCTCTGA
- a CDS encoding IS3 family transposase has translation MANAGARQSMSRKGNCLDNAVMENFFGHVKEEMFHHDTHDDIAALESALHTYIAWYNTQRLSLTLKGMSPIEYRTHALAA, from the coding sequence TTGGCCAACGCAGGGGCACGGCAATCGATGTCACGCAAGGGCAACTGCCTGGACAACGCGGTGATGGAGAACTTCTTCGGACACGTCAAGGAAGAGATGTTCCACCACGACACCCACGACGACATCGCCGCTCTCGAATCAGCCCTGCACACCTATATCGCCTGGTACAACACCCAGCGACTATCCCTAACGCTCAAGGGCATGAGCCCGATCGAATACCGGACCCACGCCCTCGCAGCCTAG
- a CDS encoding IS481 family transposase: MSHANAPLTPVGRQRLASLIVDQGWSIRRAAERFQVSPATASKWASRYRAGEPLVDRSSRPHHSPMRLAERREHRIISLRFTRRWGPHRISYHLGIPRSTVERVLARYRMPLLAHLDQATGLPVRKPRPVRYEKQRPGELVHVDIKKLGRIPDGGGHRMLGRANGKRNRRHGVGYAFLHHAVDDYSRLAYSEILADEKKETAAAFWHRARMFFAQAGVTVAAVMTDNGSCYRSRTFAAALGPDVKHRRTRPYRPQTNGKVERFNRTLATEWAYAQMYESDGARAATYSTWLHHYNHHRPHTGIGGQTPSDRVHNLTGNYT; the protein is encoded by the coding sequence ATGTCCCACGCTAACGCACCATTGACCCCTGTGGGCAGGCAGCGCCTGGCTTCTCTGATCGTCGATCAGGGATGGTCGATCCGACGCGCAGCGGAGCGATTCCAGGTCTCACCTGCCACCGCATCGAAATGGGCGTCCCGATACCGCGCGGGTGAACCTCTCGTGGATCGTTCCTCGCGCCCGCATCACTCACCCATGAGGCTTGCGGAGCGGCGCGAGCACCGCATCATCAGCCTGCGGTTCACCCGCCGGTGGGGACCGCACCGGATCAGCTACCACCTGGGCATCCCGCGGTCCACGGTCGAACGCGTCCTTGCCCGGTACCGGATGCCTCTGCTGGCACATCTGGATCAAGCAACCGGGCTGCCCGTCCGTAAGCCTCGCCCTGTGCGCTACGAGAAACAGCGTCCGGGCGAGCTTGTGCATGTCGACATCAAGAAGCTCGGCCGTATCCCTGACGGTGGTGGACATCGCATGCTCGGACGCGCCAACGGCAAGCGTAACCGTCGCCATGGCGTCGGGTACGCGTTTCTGCATCACGCGGTCGATGACTACTCGCGTCTGGCCTACTCCGAGATCCTTGCCGACGAGAAGAAAGAAACAGCCGCCGCGTTCTGGCACCGAGCGCGCATGTTCTTCGCCCAGGCCGGAGTGACCGTTGCGGCGGTGATGACCGATAACGGGTCTTGTTACCGCTCTCGAACGTTCGCAGCCGCGCTCGGACCTGATGTGAAACATCGTCGAACTCGTCCGTATCGGCCCCAGACCAACGGGAAAGTTGAACGTTTCAACCGCACCCTCGCCACCGAGTGGGCCTACGCCCAGATGTACGAAAGCGACGGAGCCAGGGCCGCAACGTACAGCACCTGGCTCCACCACTACAATCATCACCGACCCCACACCGGAATCGGAGGACAGACTCCCTCAGACCGTGTTCACAACCTCACTGGGAACTACACCTAG
- a CDS encoding WhiB family transcriptional regulator, translating to MDWRHRAACLTEDPELFFPIGNSGPAIAQVEQAKAVCLRCEVRDTCLKWALETGQDAGVWGAMSEEERRSLKRRNARARRAS from the coding sequence ATGGATTGGCGCCACCGCGCAGCGTGTCTGACCGAAGATCCCGAGCTGTTCTTCCCTATCGGCAACTCCGGTCCCGCGATTGCCCAGGTTGAGCAGGCCAAGGCCGTCTGCCTTCGCTGCGAAGTCCGCGATACCTGCCTCAAGTGGGCCCTTGAGACCGGGCAGGATGCCGGAGTCTGGGGAGCCATGTCCGAGGAGGAGCGCAGGTCGCTCAAGCGCCGCAACGCCCGCGCGCGTCGCGCGTCCTAG
- the gatA gene encoding Asp-tRNA(Asn)/Glu-tRNA(Gln) amidotransferase subunit GatA, with translation MTALLQKTALELADMLAAGELTSVELTRATLDRIERLNPTINAFLHVDAESALETAREVDEKRARGEKVGRLAGIPIAIKDNLVMRGVPTTCGSMMLDGWLPPYDATVVTKVREAGMPIVGKTNMDEFAMGSSTEHSAFGPTRNPWDTERIPGGSGGGSAAAVAAFMVPLALGSDTGGSIRQPGSVTGTVGAKPTYGAVSRYGLIAMASSLDQVGPVARTVADAAALQEVIGGHDPLDSTSLDAPVPAFEDIVRRVGSDLSGLKVGIVEQMSTDGFEPGVRAEFDAAVRRLEEAGAEIVSVSCASFDYALAAYYLIMPAEVSSNMARFDGMRFGLRVEPEDGPLTAERVMAESRGKGFGAEVKRRIILGTHVLSAGHYDAYYASAQKVRTLVQRDLDAAFAKVDVLVTPTSPTTAFKFGEKVGDPMAMYLNDLATIPANLAGIPGISIPCGLSEGLPVGFQVLAPAHRDDLMYEVAAAVEASAGDIPGSCPAKDWKDN, from the coding sequence ATGACCGCGCTGCTGCAGAAGACTGCTCTCGAGCTGGCCGACATGCTCGCCGCCGGTGAGCTCACCTCCGTCGAGCTCACTCGCGCCACCCTCGATCGCATCGAGAGGCTCAACCCGACGATCAACGCCTTCCTCCACGTCGATGCGGAATCCGCGCTCGAGACGGCCCGCGAGGTCGACGAGAAGCGCGCTCGCGGAGAGAAGGTGGGCAGGCTCGCCGGCATCCCGATCGCCATCAAGGACAACCTCGTCATGCGGGGCGTCCCGACGACCTGCGGATCGATGATGCTCGACGGATGGCTCCCGCCCTACGACGCCACCGTCGTCACCAAGGTCCGCGAGGCGGGGATGCCGATCGTCGGCAAGACAAACATGGACGAGTTCGCCATGGGTTCATCGACCGAGCATTCGGCCTTCGGCCCGACCAGGAACCCGTGGGATACGGAGAGGATCCCGGGCGGCTCGGGCGGCGGCAGCGCCGCTGCGGTCGCGGCCTTCATGGTTCCCCTCGCGCTCGGCTCGGACACGGGCGGCTCGATCAGGCAGCCGGGCTCCGTGACCGGCACCGTCGGCGCAAAGCCGACGTACGGTGCGGTCTCCCGCTACGGCCTCATCGCCATGGCGTCCTCGCTCGATCAGGTCGGCCCCGTTGCGCGCACCGTCGCCGATGCGGCAGCCCTGCAGGAGGTCATCGGCGGGCACGACCCGCTCGACTCGACGTCCCTCGATGCACCGGTGCCGGCGTTCGAGGACATCGTGCGCCGTGTCGGCTCGGACCTGTCCGGACTCAAGGTCGGCATCGTCGAGCAGATGTCGACCGATGGCTTTGAGCCGGGGGTCAGGGCAGAGTTCGATGCCGCGGTCCGCCGACTCGAAGAGGCCGGCGCCGAGATCGTCTCCGTCTCCTGCGCCTCCTTCGACTACGCGCTCGCCGCGTACTACCTCATCATGCCCGCCGAGGTCTCCTCGAATATGGCGAGATTCGACGGCATGAGGTTCGGCCTGAGGGTCGAGCCGGAGGACGGCCCGCTCACCGCAGAGCGCGTCATGGCGGAGAGCCGGGGCAAGGGCTTCGGTGCTGAGGTCAAGCGCCGCATCATCCTCGGCACCCATGTCCTGTCAGCCGGCCACTACGACGCGTACTACGCCTCGGCGCAGAAGGTCCGCACTCTTGTCCAGCGCGATCTGGACGCCGCCTTCGCCAAGGTGGATGTCCTCGTGACACCCACGTCCCCGACGACGGCGTTCAAGTTCGGAGAGAAGGTGGGCGACCCGATGGCGATGTACCTCAACGATCTCGCGACGATCCCGGCCAACCTCGCCGGCATTCCGGGCATCTCTATCCCCTGCGGACTCTCCGAGGGACTCCCGGTTGGATTCCAGGTGCTCGCGCCCGCACATCGCGACGATCTCATGTACGAGGTCGCCGCCGCGGTCGAGGCCTCCGCAGGTGACATCCCGGGCTCGTGCCCCGCCAAGGATTGGAAGGATAACTGA
- a CDS encoding SOS response-associated peptidase, translating into MCGRYATFTRLDEQPGLFDLDLITEPVRQRPPSWNVAPTTDVPVIVERYDEGLSREAHLAHWGLLPPWAKDRSFAAKMINARAESVAEKRSFAPSLKKRRCLVPADGYYEWKKVGGTKQPYYISRADGLPLAFAGLYSWSRDADGWLLSTTIITKVADQLADIHDRVPVVLNREDFAAWLDPRSESVDAALDILQHPSPALSAIPVAKDVGRVSVDLPANIEEIPADQVIG; encoded by the coding sequence ATGTGCGGCCGATATGCGACATTCACCAGGCTTGATGAGCAGCCCGGACTGTTCGACCTCGATCTCATCACCGAGCCCGTGCGGCAGCGCCCGCCGAGCTGGAACGTCGCACCGACGACTGATGTGCCCGTCATCGTCGAGCGGTACGACGAGGGGCTCTCGCGTGAAGCGCACCTCGCCCACTGGGGGCTTCTGCCGCCCTGGGCGAAGGACAGGTCGTTCGCGGCCAAGATGATCAACGCCCGCGCCGAGAGCGTCGCCGAGAAGCGCTCGTTCGCACCCTCCCTCAAGAAGCGGCGCTGCCTCGTCCCTGCCGATGGCTATTACGAATGGAAGAAGGTCGGCGGCACGAAGCAGCCGTACTACATCTCCCGGGCCGACGGGCTTCCGCTCGCGTTTGCGGGGCTGTACTCGTGGTCGCGGGACGCCGATGGATGGCTGCTGAGCACGACGATCATCACGAAGGTGGCCGACCAGCTCGCCGACATCCACGACCGTGTACCCGTCGTCCTCAACCGTGAGGACTTCGCGGCCTGGCTCGATCCGCGTTCCGAGAGCGTCGATGCGGCTCTCGACATCCTTCAACACCCGAGTCCGGCTCTGTCCGCCATCCCGGTCGCGAAGGATGTGGGCCGGGTCTCTGTCGACCTGCCCGCGAATATTGAGGAGATACCGGCCGACCAGGTGATCGGCTGA
- the ligA gene encoding NAD-dependent DNA ligase LigA yields the protein MSTKEFADAHARWQELADILLPAQTAYYLDERGESPISDAEYDRLMRELRELEEEFPQLSTQDSPTKNVGADVAEAGDEAPAVFSPVTHRERMYSLEDAFDTDEVEAWFARVAREEGTPEIEVVCEAKIDGLAVNLRYESGELVQAATRGDGTTGEDVTANVRTIASVPHRLTGDDWPDLIEIRGEVFIALADFAAFNRRLEEDGARTFANPRNAAAGSLRQKDPAATASRPLSFIAHGIGAVDGGSDVSSQLEIYERLESWGVPISPYTELVTGLDEALDFIERLGEKRHSLIHGMDGAVIKVASRAMQRELGYTSRVPRWAIAYKYPPEEVHTRLLDIRVQIGRTGRATPYAVMEPVFVDGSTVSQATLHNPSEVARKDVLIGDTVVLRKAGDIIPEVVGPVYRLRTGDEVPWTMPRHCPSCGSVLAPSNEGEADWRCPNSKSCPAQLTERLAHVGSRGALDIEALGAETALMLTNPDARRDAAIASLIGGHTLLIDGRRVSLDTKAGRAAVADHGEPVPGEINPDLLDALGIPGPQAPVLRNEAGLFDVRAEHLKDVFVWSEVRVKGEFQGDYRYARAAWTKPAYAKDGTVKTESVPTKTTELLLREIEGAKTKELWRKIVALSIRHVGPTAARSLAARFGSLDAIAAASVEDLAETDGVGRIIAESLTSWFEVDWHRDIVERWRAAGVRWEDEVDDELPQTLAGLTIVATGSLESYTRDSVKEAIIARGGRASGSVSKKTDYVVVGENAGSKAAKAEELGVTILDEDQFTALLEGGPDAIA from the coding sequence GTGAGCACGAAAGAATTTGCGGATGCCCATGCGCGCTGGCAGGAGCTGGCCGACATCCTCCTTCCCGCGCAGACCGCCTACTACCTCGACGAGCGCGGCGAGTCGCCGATCTCCGATGCCGAGTATGACCGGCTCATGAGGGAGCTGCGTGAGCTGGAGGAGGAATTCCCCCAGCTCAGCACGCAGGACTCCCCAACGAAGAATGTTGGCGCCGATGTCGCCGAGGCGGGTGATGAGGCCCCCGCCGTGTTCTCCCCGGTCACGCACCGGGAGCGCATGTACTCGCTTGAGGATGCGTTTGACACGGACGAGGTCGAGGCCTGGTTCGCGCGGGTTGCCCGTGAGGAGGGCACCCCCGAGATCGAGGTCGTCTGCGAGGCGAAGATCGATGGTCTCGCCGTCAACCTCCGCTACGAGTCCGGTGAGCTCGTCCAGGCGGCCACACGAGGGGACGGGACGACGGGCGAGGACGTGACGGCGAATGTGCGCACCATCGCCTCGGTTCCCCACAGGCTCACGGGCGACGATTGGCCCGATCTCATCGAGATCCGCGGCGAGGTCTTCATCGCGCTCGCGGACTTCGCCGCCTTCAACCGGCGGCTCGAGGAGGACGGGGCGAGGACGTTCGCCAACCCTCGGAACGCGGCCGCGGGATCGCTGCGGCAGAAGGACCCGGCGGCGACCGCCTCGCGCCCGCTCTCCTTCATCGCCCACGGCATCGGTGCGGTCGACGGCGGCAGTGATGTCTCGTCCCAGCTGGAGATCTACGAGCGGCTCGAGAGCTGGGGTGTGCCCATCTCTCCCTACACCGAGCTCGTGACGGGACTCGATGAGGCGCTCGACTTCATCGAGCGACTCGGGGAGAAGAGACACTCCCTCATCCACGGGATGGACGGGGCCGTCATCAAGGTGGCGAGCCGCGCCATGCAGCGCGAGCTCGGCTACACCTCCCGCGTGCCCCGGTGGGCGATCGCCTACAAGTACCCGCCCGAGGAGGTCCACACGAGGCTCCTCGATATTCGAGTCCAGATCGGCCGGACCGGCCGGGCGACGCCCTACGCGGTCATGGAACCCGTCTTCGTCGACGGGTCGACCGTTTCGCAGGCGACGCTCCACAATCCCTCCGAGGTCGCACGAAAGGACGTCCTCATCGGCGACACGGTCGTCCTCCGGAAGGCCGGCGACATCATCCCCGAGGTGGTCGGGCCCGTTTACCGGCTGCGGACGGGCGATGAGGTGCCGTGGACGATGCCGAGACACTGCCCGAGCTGCGGCTCCGTTCTTGCCCCCTCCAACGAGGGGGAGGCCGACTGGCGGTGCCCGAACTCGAAGTCCTGTCCCGCACAGCTGACGGAGCGGCTTGCCCACGTCGGCTCACGAGGCGCACTTGATATCGAGGCTCTCGGCGCGGAGACCGCGCTCATGCTGACGAACCCGGACGCGCGGCGGGACGCCGCAATCGCCTCCCTCATTGGCGGCCACACGCTCCTCATCGACGGGAGGAGGGTCAGCCTCGACACAAAGGCGGGCAGGGCGGCCGTGGCCGACCATGGCGAACCCGTCCCGGGCGAGATCAACCCCGACCTGCTCGACGCCCTCGGCATTCCCGGCCCCCAGGCCCCCGTTCTGCGCAACGAGGCGGGCCTCTTCGACGTGAGGGCGGAGCACCTGAAGGACGTGTTCGTCTGGAGCGAGGTCAGGGTCAAGGGAGAGTTCCAGGGGGACTATCGGTACGCGCGAGCGGCCTGGACGAAGCCCGCCTACGCCAAAGACGGCACAGTCAAGACGGAGTCCGTCCCGACGAAGACGACAGAGCTTCTCCTTCGCGAGATCGAGGGCGCGAAGACGAAGGAGCTGTGGCGGAAGATCGTCGCGCTCTCGATCCGGCACGTCGGCCCGACCGCTGCTCGGTCACTGGCGGCCCGGTTCGGCTCACTCGATGCCATCGCCGCCGCCTCGGTCGAGGACCTCGCCGAGACCGACGGAGTCGGCCGCATCATCGCCGAATCGCTGACGAGCTGGTTCGAGGTCGACTGGCATCGCGATATCGTCGAGCGCTGGCGCGCCGCTGGTGTGCGGTGGGAGGACGAGGTCGACGACGAGCTGCCTCAGACCCTTGCGGGCCTGACGATCGTCGCCACCGGCAGCCTCGAGTCCTATACCCGCGATTCGGTCAAGGAGGCGATCATCGCCCGCGGCGGCAGGGCATCGGGTTCGGTGTCAAAAAAGACCGACTATGTCGTCGTCGGGGAGAACGCCGGCTCGAAGGCCGCCAAGGCCGAGGAGCTCGGTGTGACGATCCTCGACGAGGACCAGTTCACAGCCCTTCTCGAGGGCGGCCCAGACGCCATCGCCTGA
- the gatB gene encoding Asp-tRNA(Asn)/Glu-tRNA(Gln) amidotransferase subunit GatB, whose protein sequence is MTQLLDFAEVVERFDPVLGIEVHVELGTKTKMFDGAPNEFGGVPNAHVTPSSLGLPGSLPVLNRKAVEYAVRIGLALNCTIAESCRFARKNYFYPDLTKNFQTSQHDEPIAFDGWVDVRLDDGEVVRVEIERAHMEEDAGKNSHVGGNGRIQGADYSLVDYNRAGVPLVEIVTRPIPNTGGRAPEVAAAYVKTLRDIFRALEVSEARMERGNVRADINLSLRETPESPLGIRTETKNVNSFAAIEQAVVYEMRRQGAILSAGGSITQETRHFHDEDGTTSPGREKSDADDYRYFPEPDLVPVAPPREWIEEIRASLPELPHAKRERLQAEWGLSDLELRDLVSAQTLDVVERTVLAGASPAAARKWWMGLIIRYCNEQGIALEDAPVTPEDVAELDRLVESGRLNDKLARQALEGTLAGEGTPAEVAAERGLEIVSDDSALEKAVDDAMAAHPDVVDKIRGGKVQAAGALVGAVMKATRGQADAAKVREIIMARV, encoded by the coding sequence ATGACGCAGCTTCTAGATTTCGCAGAGGTCGTCGAGCGTTTCGATCCAGTCCTCGGCATCGAGGTGCATGTCGAGCTCGGCACGAAGACGAAAATGTTCGACGGGGCGCCGAACGAATTCGGCGGAGTACCGAACGCTCACGTGACCCCGTCGTCGCTCGGGCTTCCCGGATCGCTGCCTGTGCTCAACCGCAAGGCCGTCGAGTATGCCGTCCGCATTGGGCTGGCGCTCAACTGCACGATCGCTGAATCGTGCCGATTCGCGAGGAAGAACTACTTCTACCCCGATCTGACGAAGAACTTCCAGACGTCGCAGCATGACGAACCGATCGCCTTCGACGGCTGGGTCGACGTGCGGCTTGATGACGGCGAGGTCGTACGCGTCGAGATCGAGCGCGCCCATATGGAGGAGGATGCCGGCAAGAACAGTCATGTCGGCGGCAACGGCCGGATTCAGGGCGCCGACTACTCGCTCGTCGACTACAACCGTGCAGGTGTGCCGCTGGTCGAGATCGTCACTCGCCCCATTCCCAACACGGGTGGCCGTGCACCTGAGGTTGCTGCGGCCTACGTGAAGACCCTGCGCGACATCTTCCGCGCGCTCGAGGTCTCGGAGGCGCGCATGGAGCGCGGCAACGTCCGCGCCGACATCAACCTCTCCCTTCGGGAGACCCCGGAGTCGCCGCTCGGCATCCGGACAGAGACGAAGAACGTCAACTCGTTCGCGGCCATCGAGCAGGCAGTCGTCTACGAGATGAGGCGCCAGGGCGCGATCCTGTCGGCCGGCGGATCGATCACGCAGGAGACCCGCCACTTCCACGACGAAGACGGCACGACCTCGCCGGGCCGCGAGAAGTCGGACGCCGACGACTATCGCTACTTCCCGGAGCCGGACCTTGTGCCCGTCGCCCCGCCCCGGGAATGGATTGAGGAGATCCGCGCATCTCTGCCCGAGCTCCCGCACGCCAAGCGCGAGCGTCTGCAGGCCGAATGGGGCCTGTCCGATCTCGAGCTTCGCGACCTCGTCTCCGCCCAGACGCTCGATGTTGTTGAGAGGACCGTTCTGGCCGGCGCGAGTCCCGCCGCTGCCCGCAAGTGGTGGATGGGTCTCATCATCCGCTACTGCAACGAGCAGGGCATCGCACTCGAGGATGCCCCGGTCACCCCGGAGGATGTCGCTGAGCTCGATCGGCTCGTCGAGTCCGGCAGGCTCAACGACAAGCTTGCTCGGCAGGCACTCGAGGGCACACTCGCCGGCGAAGGAACGCCTGCCGAGGTTGCCGCAGAGCGCGGACTCGAGATCGTCTCCGACGATTCGGCGCTCGAGAAGGCAGTCGATGACGCGATGGCCGCCCACCCGGACGTTGTCGACAAGATCCGTGGCGGCAAGGTTCAGGCCGCCGGCGCACTTGTCGGCGCCGTCATGAAGGCGACGAGAGGACAGGCGGACGCCGCCAAGGTCCGAGAGATCATCATGGCGCGCGTGTAG
- a CDS encoding IS481 family transposase: MSHANARLAPAGRLIMVRRIQSGRAVAHVAAEMGVSRTTAWRWWRRFREAGLAGLQDRSSVARSHPRRTGGCVETRVRILRHFTRRGPVFIAGQLGMHASTVGRVLRRHQAPLLRELDPVTGTVIRARRRSAQRYEHDYPGSLIHMDVKKLGRIPDGGGWRVHGRGARPSGRRGLGYDYIHAVIDDHSRVAYAEIHDDEKGCTAAGVLQRAIAFYARLGVRVERVITDNAFAYRKSAAFRGVIDAHGIRQKFIKPHCPWTNGKVERFNRTLAGEWAYARPWDSNTQRTAHLQSWLDYYNLDRPHLGIAGIPPINRINNGRGQYT; encoded by the coding sequence ATGTCCCACGCTAATGCCCGTCTGGCTCCGGCCGGAAGACTGATTATGGTTCGGCGTATTCAATCGGGGCGTGCTGTTGCGCACGTCGCTGCCGAGATGGGTGTCTCTCGAACGACGGCATGGCGGTGGTGGCGCCGCTTCCGCGAGGCTGGCCTGGCGGGACTGCAGGACCGCTCCAGCGTGGCCCGTTCCCACCCTCGACGCACGGGCGGGTGCGTGGAGACTCGGGTGCGGATCCTGCGTCATTTCACGCGTCGCGGGCCGGTGTTCATCGCCGGTCAGCTTGGCATGCACGCCTCGACCGTGGGACGGGTGTTGCGTCGTCATCAGGCCCCGCTGCTGCGCGAGCTGGACCCGGTGACGGGGACCGTGATCCGGGCCCGGCGCCGCTCGGCTCAGCGTTACGAGCACGACTACCCAGGATCACTGATCCATATGGATGTGAAGAAACTTGGCCGGATCCCCGACGGTGGCGGCTGGCGAGTCCACGGTCGCGGAGCGCGCCCGAGTGGCAGGCGCGGCCTGGGATATGACTACATTCATGCCGTGATCGATGATCACTCCCGGGTCGCCTATGCGGAGATCCACGACGATGAGAAAGGCTGCACCGCTGCCGGAGTCTTGCAGCGTGCGATCGCGTTCTACGCCCGATTGGGAGTGCGTGTTGAACGGGTGATCACGGACAACGCGTTCGCATACCGCAAGTCCGCGGCGTTTCGTGGCGTGATCGACGCTCATGGCATCAGACAGAAGTTCATCAAGCCCCACTGTCCATGGACCAACGGCAAAGTCGAGCGGTTCAACCGAACCCTGGCTGGTGAATGGGCGTACGCCAGACCCTGGGACTCCAACACCCAACGCACCGCGCACTTGCAGTCCTGGCTCGATTACTACAACCTAGACAGACCCCACCTCGGCATCGCCGGAATCCCACCAATCAACCGAATCAACAACGGTCGAGGTCAGTACACCTAG